The genomic DNA GTTTCAGTGAAACCAGCCACCAAACTGACAATCCTCTCGATTCGATCTGGCAGTTCGACTTGATAATTCAACGTTTCACAGTGAATCTTCAAACTAAACCCTCCTCAGATTTCTATGTTGAAGATTTTTCGCGCAACCAAGCCGATGAGAAACGAAACGGCAGCGACTCCCATGCTTATGCTGAACATTTCAAGGAAGTTCTTCTTGAAGTTCTGTTCTTTCACCACCGATACGAAGAAGGTGAACAAGAATATGACCAAAACGGCGTTCAAGATCGTCCAAAAGAGTGAAATCATCGGTCGATCGATGACGATGTAAGGAAAAACAAGAAATAGCACGGTAATCAAATAAGCCACACCGGTGTACAGAGCGGACCTGAAAGGTTTTTTACTTCCACCTTCCGATTTTCTCGAAAGATAATCTGAGGCAGACATCGACAAAGCGGCGGCTAAACCTGTGATAACACCAGAGAGTGCAACGATCTTGGAGTTTTGAATTGCCAAAGTCAAGCCAGCCAGTGCGCCTGTGAGTTCGACCAAGGCATCGTTCAAACCTAGGACCATCGAGCCTATGTATTCTATCCTCTCCTCATCTATCAAACTCAGCAACAATCTTTCATGTTCTTCTTCATCTTTAAGGAGCTCTTTTTGACCAACTTCACTGTATTTGATCTGCGCTCCTTCTTCTCCTCTTTCCATCAGTTTGAGGGTGAAGGTCAAACCGAAGAATCTTGCGAGTAATAGATAAAAGATCACCCTCCACCAATTGGGTGTAACATCGACTTTCGTCAGATTCTTCAATTTTTTGTAGTGGTTCAGTTCATCTTTTGCTATCCTCATCAAGATTTCGGAATTTTTTTGATCGAGTTTGGAAAGCCTAGAGTAAACGATGTACTCTGTCATTTCGGCCTTCTGCATTTTCATGAGCAAAAGGTTGGTCGATGAGTACTTTCTCTCACCGTTCGATGTCATTTTCACACCTCCTTTCAGTAAAATTCTAATCGAACAATTGCTTCGTTGAGCGAACGAAGTCGCACAGGTGTGTACGAACGGCTGACCTTCGGTATAACAAATGGTTTTGATACATTTTTGTGTTAAAATTCAATGGGGGTGAAAAGATGCCAGAATTCGTCAATCCGTTCAGTGGTAAGGTGCCTGAAAGAAAGTTGACTCTCTCAGAGCTCATAAGGGCCATAAGACTCAACATTGCAGCCGAACATGAAGCGGTCCACCAATACATGGCGCATGCCGATGCGACGGATCATCCTCTGGCGAAAAAGGTGCTCATGGACATTGCCAATGAAGAGAGGGTACACATAGGTGAGTTCACACGGTTGCTTGAGATACTCACAAAGGACGAAGCGGATTTCATGAAACAAGGTGCCAAAGAAGTCGAAGAACTCATGTCGGAAGGAGAGGATGAGGAACCAACGATCGGTTCACTGAAGGAAGGTGATTGAGATGGCCAACAAGTATCTAATGCAAGAGGATGCTCCGGTGAGCTCTGAAGTTTGGAAATTGTTGAACGAAGTACTCCTTCAATTGGCGAAGGACAATTTGACCGGTAGAAAATTGTTCCATCTGGTGGGACCAATCGGTTTGGGTGTGAAACAGATATCTCTCT from Pseudothermotoga sp. includes the following:
- a CDS encoding VIT1/CCC1 transporter family protein yields the protein MTSNGERKYSSTNLLLMKMQKAEMTEYIVYSRLSKLDQKNSEILMRIAKDELNHYKKLKNLTKVDVTPNWWRVIFYLLLARFFGLTFTLKLMERGEEGAQIKYSEVGQKELLKDEEEHERLLLSLIDEERIEYIGSMVLGLNDALVELTGALAGLTLAIQNSKIVALSGVITGLAAALSMSASDYLSRKSEGGSKKPFRSALYTGVAYLITVLFLVFPYIVIDRPMISLFWTILNAVLVIFLFTFFVSVVKEQNFKKNFLEMFSISMGVAAVSFLIGLVARKIFNIEI
- a CDS encoding manganese catalase family protein; the encoded protein is MPEFVNPFSGKVPERKLTLSELIRAIRLNIAAEHEAVHQYMAHADATDHPLAKKVLMDIANEERVHIGEFTRLLEILTKDEADFMKQGAKEVEELMSEGEDEEPTIGSLKEGD